The proteins below come from a single Sphingomicrobium sediminis genomic window:
- the recR gene encoding recombination mediator RecR: MASPELDALTQALARLPGLGPRSARRAVLHLVKKREGTLEPLLKALEAVSEKLSTCSICGNVDTADPCGICTDPRRDDSAICVVEEVADLWALDRSKLFSGRFHVLGGRLSALDGVRPEDLSIDQLVARIEKGGVDEVVLAMNATLEGQTTAHYLAEQLETFPLRITQLAHGLPVGGELDYLDEGTLAQALRARRPVA, encoded by the coding sequence GACCGCGCTCGGCGCGGCGCGCGGTGCTGCATCTCGTCAAGAAACGGGAAGGGACGCTGGAGCCGCTCTTGAAGGCGCTGGAAGCGGTGTCGGAAAAGCTCTCGACCTGCTCGATCTGCGGCAATGTCGACACGGCGGATCCGTGCGGCATCTGCACCGACCCGCGGCGCGACGACAGCGCGATCTGCGTGGTCGAGGAGGTTGCGGACCTCTGGGCGCTCGATCGCTCGAAGCTGTTCTCCGGCCGTTTTCACGTTCTCGGTGGGCGGTTGTCGGCGCTGGACGGGGTGCGCCCCGAGGATCTCAGCATCGACCAGCTCGTCGCGCGGATCGAGAAAGGCGGCGTGGACGAGGTCGTGCTCGCGATGAATGCCACCTTGGAGGGCCAGACCACTGCGCATTATTTGGCCGAGCAGCTTGAGACTTTTCCGTTACGAATCACGCAGTTGGCGCACGGACTTCCCGTCGGTGGTGAACTCGACTATCTCGACGAGGGCACGCTGGCACAGGCCCTGCGCGCACGACGCCCGGTCGCT